A single window of Modestobacter italicus DNA harbors:
- a CDS encoding glycosyltransferase family 4 protein — protein sequence MPTDRARPVRWLLMAGHVPQDLRGGGIVRYTVELARALQRRDDVELHLLTSQQAAGSLAELTGSEERIVRLPARVPDPLVPAFERSLLSRTLASRFDVVQGAKHLLPRSVAARTVLTVHDMLLFDRPADFPLPKRTLLRRPYAGALRQAGTLLCVSAATRTRLTQWAPELAARTAVVPLATSPQLLSSAATPVDGLACKTFGLVVGDSSPRKNLAVAVSAWAQVIEQRPDAVLALVGPPAWGVEAYGPDHARLVASGHVVQLTGVDDGTLRWCYENAAVVLAPSLAEGFGLPAVEALDLGAPLITSLDPALVEVSGSDADHLRADDVPAWADAVLRHLSAPRPTRDRQPRTWDDVAAETVAAVSST from the coding sequence ATGCCGACTGACCGCGCCCGGCCGGTGCGCTGGCTGCTGATGGCCGGGCACGTCCCCCAGGACCTGCGCGGTGGCGGGATCGTCCGCTACACCGTCGAGCTCGCCCGGGCGCTGCAGCGCCGGGACGACGTCGAGCTGCACCTGCTCACGTCGCAGCAAGCGGCCGGCTCGCTCGCCGAGCTCACCGGGTCGGAGGAACGGATCGTGCGGCTCCCGGCGCGCGTGCCGGACCCGCTCGTGCCGGCGTTCGAGCGGTCGCTGCTGAGCCGCACGTTGGCGTCCCGGTTCGACGTCGTCCAGGGCGCCAAGCACCTGCTGCCGCGCTCGGTCGCGGCGCGGACGGTGCTCACCGTGCACGACATGCTGCTCTTCGACCGGCCCGCCGACTTCCCGCTGCCCAAGCGCACGCTGCTCCGGCGTCCCTACGCCGGAGCGCTGCGCCAGGCCGGCACGCTGCTGTGTGTCAGCGCGGCCACCCGCACCCGGCTCACCCAGTGGGCGCCGGAGCTGGCGGCCCGGACCGCGGTGGTGCCGCTGGCCACCAGCCCGCAGCTGCTCAGCAGCGCGGCGACGCCCGTCGACGGGCTCGCGTGTAAGACCTTCGGTCTCGTGGTGGGCGACTCCTCACCGCGGAAGAACCTGGCCGTCGCGGTGTCGGCGTGGGCGCAGGTGATCGAGCAGCGGCCCGACGCCGTCCTGGCGCTGGTCGGGCCGCCGGCCTGGGGCGTGGAGGCCTACGGCCCGGACCACGCGAGGCTGGTGGCCTCCGGGCACGTCGTCCAGCTCACCGGCGTCGACGACGGGACACTCCGGTGGTGCTACGAGAACGCCGCCGTGGTGCTGGCCCCGAGCCTGGCGGAGGGCTTCGGGCTGCCCGCGGTCGAGGCCCTCGACCTGGGCGCGCCGCTGATCACCTCCCTCGACCCGGCGCTGGTCGAGGTCAGCGGCTCGGACGCCGATCACCTCCGGGCTGACGACGTCCCGGCCTGGGCCGATGCCGTCCTCCGGCACCTCTCCGCGCCCCGACCGACGCGGGACCGGCAGCCCCGGACCTGGGACGACGTCGCCGCCGAGACCGTCGCCGCGGTCAGCTCGACCTGA
- a CDS encoding glycosyltransferase → MTTAPRVTLVHERFTEYAGSEAVVEQLAREWPDAPMYAPIGRVDVLPADLRPRLHTTRLSRLLRGSTYAHLLPALPIAMSRLRLPPSDVVIASHHAFATQVVRATSAPVVAYVHTPARWVWDPSMRAGEMGKGLGAAALGAFSTAFRPVDLRAAARVHTMVANSRAVAQRIEDWWEREATVVHPPVDTEYYTPDADVPREDFFLLAGRLVPYKRPDLAVRAAARAGVPLVVAGDGRARAEVEALAGPDTRFVGRVDDAGLRDLFRRCRALLMPGIEDFGIVPVEAQACGAPVLAVDAGGARDSVLPGVTGELVPLPTASGDEVDDWAQQLAAFDSSRYRDTAIRAHAETFSRARFRSAMADVVAAVRSS, encoded by the coding sequence GTGACCACGGCCCCCCGCGTCACCCTGGTCCACGAGCGGTTCACCGAGTACGCCGGTTCCGAGGCGGTGGTCGAGCAGCTGGCCCGGGAGTGGCCTGATGCACCGATGTACGCACCCATCGGCCGGGTCGATGTCCTGCCCGCGGACCTGCGACCCCGGCTGCACACCACCCGGCTGAGCCGGCTGCTGCGCGGCAGCACCTACGCGCACCTGCTGCCTGCGCTGCCGATCGCCATGAGCCGGCTGCGGCTCCCACCCTCCGACGTCGTGATCGCCTCGCACCACGCCTTCGCCACCCAGGTGGTCCGGGCGACGTCGGCACCGGTCGTCGCCTACGTGCACACGCCGGCCCGCTGGGTGTGGGACCCGTCGATGCGCGCCGGCGAGATGGGCAAGGGGCTGGGCGCGGCAGCGCTGGGCGCCTTCTCCACAGCCTTCCGGCCGGTGGACCTCCGGGCCGCGGCCCGGGTGCACACGATGGTCGCCAACTCGCGGGCGGTCGCCCAGCGGATCGAGGACTGGTGGGAGCGGGAGGCCACGGTCGTGCACCCCCCGGTGGACACCGAGTACTACACCCCGGACGCCGATGTGCCGCGGGAGGACTTCTTCCTGCTCGCCGGGCGGCTGGTCCCCTACAAGCGTCCGGACCTCGCTGTACGCGCGGCGGCACGGGCGGGTGTCCCCCTGGTCGTCGCCGGAGACGGTCGGGCGCGGGCCGAGGTCGAGGCGCTGGCCGGACCGGACACCCGGTTCGTCGGCCGGGTGGACGACGCGGGACTGCGGGACCTGTTCCGCCGCTGCCGGGCGCTGCTGATGCCCGGCATCGAGGACTTCGGCATCGTGCCGGTGGAGGCCCAGGCCTGCGGTGCGCCGGTGCTGGCGGTCGACGCCGGCGGTGCGCGGGACTCGGTGCTGCCGGGGGTGACCGGTGAGCTGGTACCGCTGCCGACGGCGAGCGGCGACGAGGTCGACGACTGGGCGCAGCAGCTCGCCGCCTTCGACAGCTCCCGCTACCGGGACACCGCCATCCGGGCCCACGCCGAGACGTTCTCCCGCGCGCGGTTCCGGAGCGCGATGGCCGACGTGGTGGCGGCGGTCAGGTCGAGCTGA
- a CDS encoding acyltransferase family protein has product MAVDVARGVAIVGVVFNHAVDGLISAGTLSPEGWVADVNAALYLFRLPALVFLVGLFIPGGVTKRGRTGYVGTRTRLLVWLFVIWQVLQGVVEVATGSVRNGSTNASDLYRLWAPVAHLWFLPFLAIATALVVALSPWRRGSVGQAALACCFVVGLFSWGWDVYWFGLRGLALLPFLAVGAFVGIVRMSALLARPGWQWAAVGSSAVTLFVLVLPIGVVPGTEAAPAALGIRAMSMLAAWLGVVALVAASSLLARTPAISTLLAAIGRVTLPIYLAHVTVVAGARIVLMSFGVTGPSLLLFLVPLGLAVPYVAWRCSAALHLRWLFDFPGPPTRSSTREQSAPRTPAVHRDVITPRGRHRARR; this is encoded by the coding sequence AACCACGCCGTTGACGGCCTGATCAGTGCTGGCACGTTGAGCCCCGAAGGCTGGGTGGCTGACGTCAACGCTGCGCTCTACCTCTTCAGGTTGCCTGCTCTGGTCTTCTTGGTCGGCTTGTTCATCCCAGGTGGCGTGACGAAGCGCGGTCGTACCGGCTACGTGGGCACCCGCACCCGCCTGCTCGTCTGGCTGTTCGTCATCTGGCAGGTGCTCCAAGGGGTGGTCGAAGTGGCGACCGGCTCTGTCCGCAATGGCTCGACGAATGCGTCGGACCTCTACCGGTTGTGGGCACCGGTGGCTCATCTGTGGTTCTTGCCCTTCCTGGCGATCGCCACCGCACTGGTCGTCGCGTTGTCCCCTTGGCGCCGGGGATCGGTGGGTCAGGCGGCCCTCGCCTGTTGCTTCGTCGTGGGGCTGTTCTCCTGGGGCTGGGATGTCTACTGGTTCGGGCTTCGGGGACTCGCGCTCCTGCCCTTCCTGGCGGTGGGTGCCTTCGTGGGCATCGTCCGCATGTCGGCGCTCCTGGCACGGCCCGGATGGCAATGGGCTGCCGTGGGTTCTTCCGCCGTGACGCTGTTCGTCCTCGTCCTGCCGATCGGCGTGGTGCCGGGCACAGAGGCCGCTCCAGCAGCACTCGGGATCCGGGCGATGAGCATGCTCGCCGCTTGGCTGGGAGTCGTAGCGCTCGTGGCCGCCTCTTCCCTCCTGGCACGGACGCCGGCGATCAGCACCTTGCTGGCCGCCATCGGACGGGTCACGCTGCCCATCTACCTCGCCCACGTCACAGTCGTCGCAGGCGCCCGCATCGTCCTGATGTCCTTCGGTGTGACCGGTCCGTCCTTGCTCCTGTTCCTCGTACCTCTGGGACTGGCGGTGCCTTACGTCGCCTGGAGGTGCAGCGCAGCTCTGCATCTCCGCTGGTTGTTCGACTTCCCGGGACCCCCGACCCGGTCGTCGACCCGCGAGCAGTCCGCGCCTCGGACGCCAGCCGTCCACCGGGACGTCATCACCCCCCGGGGAAGGCACCGCGCGCGACGTTGA